From Pseudobdellovibrio exovorus JSS, a single genomic window includes:
- a CDS encoding RlmE family RNA methyltransferase, which yields MTYNPRDHYFKKAKQQNFAARSVFKLEEIDQKFKLLKPKQMVLDLGASPGSWSQYCAQKVGPQGHILGVDLKPVTAKLSNAVFIQADLRDLNLEQIFKEHGFPPPFDLVISDMAPNTTGIRMTDQARSFELCELALNISKRFLKKDGHFICKLFHSDDFTDLRNQIKEDFQQFHAVKPDSTRKISKEIFLVGVRKKHDPDCLSK from the coding sequence ATGACGTACAACCCGCGGGATCACTACTTTAAAAAAGCTAAGCAGCAGAACTTTGCAGCACGCTCTGTTTTTAAACTAGAAGAGATCGATCAAAAATTTAAATTACTAAAACCAAAACAGATGGTGTTGGATTTAGGGGCGTCTCCGGGGTCTTGGTCGCAGTACTGTGCCCAAAAAGTAGGGCCTCAAGGTCATATTTTAGGTGTGGATTTAAAACCTGTTACGGCTAAGCTTTCTAACGCTGTTTTTATTCAGGCTGATTTACGCGATTTAAATTTAGAACAAATTTTTAAAGAGCACGGGTTTCCACCTCCGTTCGATTTGGTCATTTCTGATATGGCGCCAAACACAACGGGCATTCGCATGACGGATCAAGCTCGTTCGTTTGAGCTATGCGAGTTGGCGTTGAATATCTCGAAACGCTTTTTGAAAAAAGATGGGCACTTTATCTGTAAACTTTTTCATTCAGATGATTTTACTGATTTACGTAATCAGATCAAAGAAGACTTCCAGCAGTTCCATGCCGTAAAGCCAGATTCAACACGCAAAATTTCAAAAGAAATTTTCTTAGTTGGCGTTAGAAAAAAACATGATCCAGATTGTCTTTCAAAATAA
- a CDS encoding MFS transporter — translation MNSCRELLIDHAECFAIQVLKMQNICMNKKIFSWALYDWANSVFYTTVMAGFFPIFFKKYWSSEDSVILSTERLGWVLAISGFMLAILAPTLGVISDKRRGKKKLLFATMLMGVICTMGLYFVPVGGWATAAFLYGTGLFMASASVVFNDAMLPSVCDEKDYGFVSSLGYSLGYLGGGVLFAVNVVMYLKPELFGISDGAQAVKISFLTVGVWWFVFTLPLMKNVPEPETQLSKKSVKDLTLETFQELKSTFLDIFRNSNRNLFYFVVGYWFYIDGVYTVMSMAVDFGMALGFESSDLIKALLITQFVGFPSSYLFGVLSRKVSSQYLILFCLGIYFVTIIAASQMTEAWHFYGLATIIGLSQGGVQALSRSLFAQLAPPHKSGEYFGFFNMLGKFASVLGPVLVALFARYTQDSRQTILSLLILIVIGSYFLFKVKLNPKS, via the coding sequence ATGAACAGCTGTCGCGAATTGTTGATTGACCATGCGGAATGTTTTGCCATTCAGGTGTTAAAAATGCAAAATATTTGTATGAATAAAAAAATATTTTCATGGGCGCTTTACGACTGGGCCAATAGTGTTTTCTACACGACGGTAATGGCAGGTTTTTTTCCTATTTTCTTTAAAAAATACTGGAGCAGTGAAGATAGCGTTATTCTGAGTACAGAACGATTAGGATGGGTTTTGGCCATTTCTGGTTTTATGTTGGCTATATTAGCACCCACATTAGGGGTGATCTCTGATAAACGACGCGGAAAAAAGAAACTTTTGTTTGCCACAATGCTGATGGGTGTAATTTGCACGATGGGACTGTATTTCGTGCCTGTGGGCGGTTGGGCCACAGCGGCTTTTCTTTATGGCACAGGTTTATTTATGGCCTCAGCCAGTGTGGTCTTTAACGATGCGATGTTGCCCTCTGTGTGTGACGAAAAAGACTATGGTTTTGTTTCCTCTTTAGGTTACTCGTTGGGTTATTTGGGCGGTGGTGTTTTATTTGCTGTCAATGTGGTGATGTATCTGAAACCAGAGCTATTCGGAATAAGTGACGGGGCTCAGGCAGTTAAGATTTCATTTTTAACAGTGGGTGTTTGGTGGTTTGTTTTCACTTTACCATTGATGAAAAACGTTCCTGAGCCAGAAACGCAGTTAAGTAAAAAAAGCGTTAAAGATTTAACTTTAGAAACATTTCAAGAGCTGAAAAGCACTTTCTTAGACATTTTTAGAAACTCGAATCGTAATCTTTTTTATTTCGTTGTGGGTTATTGGTTCTATATTGATGGCGTGTACACAGTGATGTCGATGGCCGTTGATTTTGGTATGGCCTTGGGGTTTGAAAGCTCTGATTTGATCAAAGCTTTATTAATTACACAGTTTGTGGGATTTCCATCTTCTTATTTGTTTGGAGTACTCTCTCGAAAAGTAAGCAGTCAGTATCTGATTTTATTTTGCTTAGGCATTTATTTTGTAACGATCATCGCGGCATCACAAATGACAGAAGCATGGCATTTCTACGGATTGGCTACTATCATTGGTTTAAGTCAGGGCGGAGTGCAAGCGTTGTCACGCTCTCTATTTGCTCAGTTAGCTCCACCGCATAAATCAGGTGAGTACTTTGGCTTTTTCAATATGTTAGGTAAGTTTGCATCGGTTTTAGGGCCTGTGCTGGTCGCTTTATTCGCGCGCTATACACAGGATTCACGTCAAACTATTCTGAGTCTTTTAATTTTGATCGTGATCGGCTCCTACTTTTTATTTAAAGTAAAATTGAACCCTAAAAGTTAG
- a CDS encoding RrF2 family transcriptional regulator, which translates to MNSDSLAKSVNTNPVVIRRLLSQLTKAKLVLTVRGKSGGVKLARDSASINLKDVYVALSPSESIAPRNKSPHKECAVSCAMYTIMSSVADGTQKATLKYLETQKLSDLARKVSKSHANN; encoded by the coding sequence ATGAACTCAGACAGCCTTGCAAAAAGTGTTAATACAAATCCAGTGGTTATTCGTCGCCTTTTATCGCAGTTGACCAAAGCAAAGCTAGTGCTCACTGTACGCGGAAAATCTGGTGGTGTTAAGCTCGCGCGTGATTCAGCCTCTATTAACTTAAAAGATGTCTATGTTGCCCTATCACCTTCTGAATCCATAGCCCCGCGAAATAAGTCTCCGCACAAAGAGTGTGCCGTTAGTTGCGCTATGTACACGATTATGAGCTCTGTGGCCGATGGAACACAAAAAGCTACCTTGAAGTATCTTGAAACACAAAAATTGTCTGACCTCGCAAGAAAAGTCAGCAAGTCCCATGCAAACAACTGA
- a CDS encoding pseudouridine synthase, with protein sequence MQTTDLLALEEENTTQPQILFEDEDLLLLFKPSTWFVHPPENPRFRRGLKRRTCVQWLKDVHGIRAFPAHRLDAATEGILIFGKNKEATAHLNLQFKNHETHKVYYSVVRGWLREEDGRIELPLELDSTGELVPCETNYRTLARIEHPVKISKKFDTSRYSLLEVSPKTGRWHQIRRHMNRVSHPIIGDREHGDSHHNRYYRDQLKINGLCLWAKELTLTHPRSGQKVTFQSPTSEKWQDISRLFSYSI encoded by the coding sequence ATGCAAACAACTGATTTATTAGCTTTAGAAGAAGAAAATACGACCCAGCCACAAATCTTATTTGAAGATGAAGATCTGCTTTTACTTTTTAAACCCAGCACATGGTTCGTCCATCCACCTGAAAATCCACGCTTTAGACGAGGGCTAAAACGCAGAACCTGTGTACAATGGCTCAAGGATGTCCATGGCATCAGAGCTTTTCCTGCACATCGCCTAGATGCGGCCACAGAGGGTATTCTGATCTTTGGTAAAAACAAAGAGGCCACAGCTCACCTTAACTTGCAGTTTAAGAATCACGAAACTCATAAAGTGTATTACTCGGTGGTCAGAGGTTGGTTACGGGAAGAAGATGGCCGAATTGAACTTCCTTTAGAACTCGATTCTACCGGAGAACTTGTTCCCTGTGAAACCAATTACAGAACTTTAGCTCGCATCGAGCATCCGGTAAAAATCAGTAAAAAGTTCGATACCAGTCGCTACTCTCTTTTAGAAGTGTCCCCTAAAACAGGAAGATGGCATCAAATTCGTCGTCATATGAATCGTGTGTCTCATCCTATTATCGGAGATCGTGAACATGGGGACTCGCATCACAATCGCTACTATCGCGATCAGTTAAAAATCAATGGGCTTTGTCTTTGGGCTAAAGAGTTAACTCTAACTCATCCTCGCAGCGGACAAAAGGTGACGTTTCAATCCCCAACAAGTGAGAAATGGCAAGATATCAGCCGTCTTTTTTCTTATTCTATTTAA
- a CDS encoding replication-associated recombination protein A: MSNLFEASIDPKLRPLAERLRPQHISEVVGQEHILNEKQPIGKLLRAGQLMNLIITGPPGTGKTSFAKALAQTAKAHFMSLNAVDAGVKDLKAAGEEGKKRLAERSEKTLLFVDEIHRFNKSQQDVLLPFLERGELYLVGATTEHPSYELNRALLSRAQVLKFKRLEKESFVKLAQKISTTENVDIKTLLDDESLEQLISLADGDGRKFFNYLESAIELYKISPEGFPLNTETLMQLVGSKVLAYDKASDQHYDTISAFIKSIRGSDPDAALYYMARMLEGGEDPVFIARRLVILASEDVGNAEPRALPLAMAGMQAVEAIGMPECAINLAQVVTFLASCPKSNRSYVGWNKAVAFVQQTGNADLPIHLKSTERKTGGYLYPHDYERAYVDQSYWPPAIKPQSFYEPVARGHEKIVIDYIKWLKQKP, from the coding sequence GTGAGTAATTTGTTTGAAGCTTCTATTGATCCTAAGTTACGTCCCTTGGCCGAAAGATTAAGACCACAGCATATCTCTGAGGTCGTTGGACAAGAGCACATTCTTAATGAAAAGCAACCTATTGGAAAACTTCTACGTGCAGGGCAGTTGATGAATTTGATCATCACAGGTCCACCGGGAACTGGTAAGACGAGTTTTGCTAAAGCTCTGGCACAAACAGCTAAGGCTCACTTTATGTCTTTAAATGCTGTTGATGCCGGAGTGAAAGATCTTAAAGCTGCAGGCGAAGAAGGAAAAAAACGTCTGGCGGAAAGAAGCGAAAAAACGCTGCTTTTTGTAGATGAGATCCATCGTTTTAATAAGTCACAGCAAGATGTTCTGTTGCCATTTTTAGAACGGGGCGAATTGTATTTAGTTGGCGCCACAACTGAACACCCAAGTTATGAATTAAATCGAGCTCTCTTAAGTCGAGCTCAGGTTTTAAAATTTAAAAGATTAGAAAAAGAAAGTTTCGTCAAGCTTGCACAGAAAATTTCCACTACGGAAAATGTTGATATCAAAACTCTTTTAGACGATGAGTCTTTAGAGCAGTTGATTTCACTTGCTGATGGGGATGGACGCAAGTTTTTTAATTACTTAGAATCTGCAATTGAACTTTACAAGATCAGCCCTGAAGGGTTTCCGCTCAATACCGAAACACTGATGCAGTTAGTGGGAAGTAAAGTGCTAGCCTATGATAAGGCCTCAGATCAGCACTATGACACGATTTCGGCTTTCATTAAGTCTATTCGTGGTAGTGATCCTGATGCGGCTCTTTATTATATGGCTCGCATGTTAGAGGGCGGTGAGGATCCAGTTTTTATCGCGCGCCGTCTGGTGATCTTAGCCAGTGAAGATGTGGGGAATGCCGAGCCGCGAGCTTTACCATTAGCTATGGCCGGAATGCAGGCGGTGGAAGCTATTGGGATGCCCGAGTGTGCGATCAACTTAGCTCAGGTCGTAACATTTCTAGCAAGCTGCCCGAAGTCGAACCGCTCCTATGTGGGGTGGAATAAGGCGGTAGCTTTTGTTCAGCAAACAGGAAACGCTGATTTACCAATACACTTGAAATCAACGGAAAGAAAAACGGGTGGTTATCTTTATCCACACGACTACGAAAGAGCCTATGTAGATCAAAGCTATTGGCCACCTGCTATTAAACCGCAAAGTTTTTATGAGCCAGTAGCTAGGGGCCACGAAAAAATCGTCATTGATTATATAAAGTGGCTTAAACAAAAGCCTTAA
- a CDS encoding DUF1304 domain-containing protein — MNLMTLINVLVVVVLALHVGFMVLEMFFWTKPIGLKVFAQKIDKARDSAVLAQNQGLYNGFLAAGLLWGLLHPQPEVSHQIKFFFLACVVVAGLFGAFTVSKKIFFVQAAPALLPLFLLWVI; from the coding sequence ATGAATTTAATGACATTGATTAACGTGTTAGTCGTCGTGGTTTTGGCTCTGCATGTGGGATTTATGGTGCTGGAAATGTTCTTTTGGACCAAACCCATTGGGCTTAAAGTATTTGCTCAGAAGATAGATAAAGCGCGCGATTCAGCTGTTCTGGCGCAAAATCAAGGGTTGTATAATGGTTTTCTGGCAGCGGGTTTATTGTGGGGTTTGCTTCACCCACAGCCCGAAGTGTCGCATCAAATCAAATTTTTCTTTCTAGCCTGTGTTGTGGTTGCGGGGCTTTTCGGAGCTTTTACAGTCAGCAAAAAGATATTTTTTGTTCAGGCGGCTCCGGCTTTGTTACCCCTTTTCTTGCTGTGGGTTATTTAG
- a CDS encoding L,D-transpeptidase yields the protein MKYMLLTAACILSLGFQAHAQEVDTETNVIEELNPFDSNIENTLRELDQRYYDETGLSPFLEGGTAQLYENETVDLGLFENTILQKACYRIECPVFAHIKKNEQKLYLYVNGQLQDSWLVSTGLPGHETPNFDKNPNGRIYDKYSSSKYPGGDYMGLGNMPYAVFIQGGFAMHGTPVGNYSKLGRKASHGCVRMQSENGRIFNRLVRQYGVTNTWITITDN from the coding sequence ATGAAATATATGTTACTGACTGCTGCTTGTATCCTATCTTTAGGTTTCCAAGCCCACGCCCAAGAAGTCGATACAGAAACAAACGTGATCGAAGAGTTGAATCCTTTCGATAGCAATATCGAAAACACATTAAGAGAGTTGGATCAACGCTACTACGACGAAACTGGTTTATCTCCATTCTTAGAAGGCGGCACAGCACAACTTTATGAAAATGAAACTGTAGATCTTGGGTTATTTGAAAATACAATTTTACAAAAAGCTTGTTACAGAATTGAGTGTCCGGTATTCGCTCACATCAAGAAGAATGAACAAAAGCTTTATCTTTATGTTAATGGTCAATTACAAGATTCTTGGTTAGTATCAACAGGTTTACCAGGTCACGAAACTCCAAACTTCGATAAAAACCCAAATGGACGTATCTACGACAAGTATTCTTCTAGCAAATATCCAGGTGGAGACTACATGGGCTTAGGTAACATGCCTTACGCTGTGTTCATCCAAGGTGGTTTCGCTATGCATGGAACTCCAGTGGGTAACTACTCAAAATTAGGTCGCAAAGCATCTCATGGCTGCGTTCGTATGCAATCTGAAAATGGTCGCATCTTCAACCGCCTTGTTAGACAATATGGTGTGACTAACACTTGGATCACTATTACTGATAACTAA
- a CDS encoding DEAD/DEAH box helicase gives MFLLPMTLHNISELRDPRERVPLSENERYEQGLQLISGGRFDSYRHSTQNQRIEIEMSWTEAPPVSLVKVNISESHADGTLRFTCSHCTENGRMAHSCSHQWASYVLLWQVLTLPPKDIAHPDLADLAKTLQPQVQEQLQNLAAEPVVFQSISIYSEEPLVSSSESLADILKDNFYGYRLVEPDKDRQLLSPRLWNLPEVFGKKLTAFSESYFNEVNRQNRIADMVRYNFSGGVQVSAKDILRHPLHRIVPMQLLPPTLKSIPAVFQKWPVLQQATHSFVTQVLSEVEVVMQYLLSEIASAQRSGAVEVYLQHKERRDWALKLKSIDFDLSDEIYWRVDLQEKIQLEAEFQLVNRTKSPLSFFQSFAVDLKEAIVLVHPWLLEFTRLQEICRVQDNQNHTGEMKLHLGTMPQFNVEGEGVVRNIIKELRQRPIPVKLSGESALITAEQMTTEIHLQENGSFFFQHQLRPKSADNVQKYRQRTGWSERSKKWIMALSEGLPSYFSSDIKDLASGSRRKREWDLKLLRHLGILQYVFFETLSYYYDGQLTDGSKVEKERIFQSLYGRVHGLLTSGRDAEIFNGDKLEELCSHSTLVFFEKFVEDILRSLPAAESFYSDDGEIIVTGLFEREGRILYSLLKALALNTGGEIFKRSRTSFLSRISDVETLSHSQDLFYFSTGERQLRSMLHISLEYLQELVPFGCRLYYEGQPLQELEEDEFRVEFAIRGDTDQKNFNWFELDPKFFLLGEEVNPDHLLSLGSGGVIEYQGKLYLVPKKQIPSLRRLENFWQKLQKGKVETQKKNREAGAYQLPRHQTLELLALRASGVKIEGDKEWQRICDFYDNLGTVANELKISDSVHADLKPYQKRGVQWLQDLYQLRLGALLADDMGLGKTLQTLCFLEGLRDNKELGHSMIVVPSSLIFNWEQEVKKFTPKIPLEIFSSREKLQFSERLKSNQTSVVLVTYGLLLEHEEFFSEFKWKVLIFDEAQNIKNISSKRSSVARSLAAQFKICLTGTPMENHYGEFFSLVDLLVPGSLGGLEDFRKTYVNREGVSKEQIADLKLKIKPLLLRRTKKEILDQLPEKQETKISIAFEEKQKEIYRDIALAYNQRVQEAMENTVQDGKVQGTANVQLQMLTALLRLRQACSDPAALPNVKYDKVPPKLETLIESLQEIIEAGESALVFTQFLQTLEHTAKLLKAHNIPVFVLHGGVTSKQRQKVLSDFHELNTGGVLLMTLKTGGVGLNLTKASYVFHLEPWWNPAVENQATDRAHRLGQKKAVQVFKYIMHESLEEKIELLKARKEQKFQSLLSENVKDVEIAQSGHALSKEEFDMLLGI, from the coding sequence GTGTTTTTATTGCCGATGACGTTACATAATATTTCTGAATTGCGTGACCCGCGAGAGCGAGTACCACTCAGTGAAAATGAACGTTACGAGCAAGGACTTCAATTGATCAGTGGTGGACGTTTTGATTCTTATCGCCACAGCACTCAGAACCAACGCATCGAAATCGAAATGTCATGGACCGAAGCTCCACCAGTTTCTTTAGTCAAAGTGAATATCAGTGAATCTCATGCAGATGGAACATTACGCTTTACATGCTCTCACTGCACAGAAAACGGAAGAATGGCTCATAGCTGCTCGCATCAGTGGGCGAGTTACGTTCTTCTTTGGCAAGTGTTAACTCTTCCTCCAAAAGACATTGCCCATCCAGATTTGGCAGATCTTGCTAAGACATTACAGCCTCAAGTACAAGAGCAGTTACAGAATCTTGCAGCCGAGCCAGTGGTTTTTCAATCCATCAGCATTTACTCAGAAGAGCCATTAGTTTCGTCAAGCGAGTCTTTAGCTGACATTTTAAAAGACAATTTTTATGGCTATAGATTAGTAGAGCCAGATAAAGATCGCCAGCTTCTATCGCCACGACTTTGGAATTTGCCGGAAGTCTTCGGTAAAAAATTAACAGCTTTTTCTGAAAGTTATTTCAACGAGGTCAATCGGCAGAATCGGATTGCCGATATGGTTCGATACAATTTCAGTGGTGGTGTGCAGGTCAGTGCCAAAGATATTTTGCGACATCCGTTACATCGTATAGTTCCCATGCAATTGCTTCCTCCGACGTTAAAAAGCATTCCCGCCGTTTTTCAAAAATGGCCTGTGTTACAGCAAGCGACTCATAGTTTTGTGACGCAAGTTTTGTCAGAAGTCGAAGTGGTGATGCAGTACCTACTATCCGAAATAGCCAGCGCTCAGCGCAGCGGAGCCGTTGAGGTTTATCTTCAACATAAAGAGCGCAGAGACTGGGCTCTAAAACTTAAAAGTATTGATTTTGATTTGAGTGATGAAATTTACTGGAGAGTCGACTTACAAGAAAAAATTCAGTTAGAAGCTGAATTCCAGTTAGTAAACAGAACAAAATCTCCACTCAGTTTTTTTCAATCATTTGCTGTAGACCTTAAAGAAGCTATTGTTTTGGTTCACCCGTGGCTATTAGAGTTCACGCGACTACAAGAGATATGTAGGGTACAGGACAATCAGAATCATACGGGTGAAATGAAGCTGCATTTGGGAACCATGCCTCAATTTAATGTAGAGGGTGAAGGAGTCGTTCGCAATATTATCAAAGAACTACGCCAGCGTCCTATACCAGTAAAACTATCTGGAGAGTCTGCATTAATCACAGCTGAGCAGATGACGACGGAAATTCATCTTCAAGAAAACGGCAGTTTTTTCTTTCAACACCAGTTAAGACCAAAAAGTGCAGATAATGTGCAAAAGTATCGTCAGCGCACAGGTTGGTCTGAGCGTTCTAAAAAATGGATTATGGCTTTATCTGAAGGCCTACCATCCTATTTCAGTTCTGATATTAAAGATTTAGCTTCAGGATCTCGTCGTAAGCGAGAATGGGATCTAAAGCTTTTGCGTCACTTAGGAATTCTGCAATATGTTTTCTTTGAAACACTTTCTTATTATTATGACGGACAGCTGACAGATGGTTCCAAAGTTGAAAAAGAAAGAATTTTTCAAAGCCTATATGGACGAGTTCATGGGCTACTGACTTCTGGCCGTGATGCTGAAATTTTTAATGGCGATAAGCTCGAAGAGCTGTGTTCGCATTCCACACTTGTCTTTTTTGAAAAGTTCGTAGAAGACATATTAAGGTCTTTACCTGCTGCCGAGAGTTTTTATTCAGATGACGGCGAAATCATTGTGACCGGACTTTTTGAGCGCGAAGGAAGAATACTTTACTCGCTCTTAAAGGCATTGGCCCTCAATACGGGTGGCGAGATTTTTAAAAGAAGTCGGACTTCTTTTTTATCTAGAATATCAGATGTTGAAACTCTAAGTCACAGTCAGGACCTTTTTTATTTTTCGACAGGTGAACGGCAACTGCGTTCGATGCTACATATCAGTCTTGAGTATTTACAAGAGCTGGTGCCTTTTGGATGTCGTCTTTATTATGAGGGACAGCCACTGCAAGAGTTAGAAGAGGACGAATTCCGTGTGGAATTTGCCATTCGTGGGGATACAGACCAAAAGAATTTCAATTGGTTTGAATTAGATCCAAAGTTCTTTTTATTAGGTGAAGAAGTGAATCCAGATCATCTTTTAAGTCTGGGTTCGGGCGGAGTGATTGAGTATCAAGGCAAATTGTATCTGGTGCCGAAAAAACAAATTCCATCTTTACGTCGTCTAGAAAATTTTTGGCAAAAGCTCCAAAAAGGTAAAGTGGAAACTCAGAAGAAAAACCGCGAAGCGGGTGCCTATCAGTTGCCGCGCCACCAGACTTTAGAGTTATTAGCTTTAAGAGCTTCAGGTGTTAAAATCGAAGGCGATAAAGAGTGGCAGCGAATTTGTGATTTCTATGACAATTTGGGAACAGTGGCTAACGAACTTAAAATTTCAGACTCGGTCCATGCTGATTTAAAACCATATCAAAAGCGCGGTGTACAGTGGTTGCAGGACCTCTATCAACTGCGTTTAGGGGCTCTGCTTGCCGATGACATGGGATTAGGTAAGACGCTACAAACACTGTGTTTCCTAGAGGGACTGCGTGATAACAAAGAGTTAGGACATTCAATGATTGTGGTCCCTTCGTCTTTGATTTTTAACTGGGAACAGGAAGTAAAAAAGTTCACACCTAAGATTCCTTTAGAGATTTTTTCTAGTCGTGAAAAGCTCCAATTTTCTGAGCGTTTAAAATCAAACCAAACGTCCGTCGTACTGGTTACGTATGGTCTGTTACTGGAGCACGAAGAATTTTTCAGTGAATTTAAGTGGAAAGTTCTTATTTTCGATGAAGCTCAGAATATTAAAAACATCAGCAGTAAAAGATCGAGCGTGGCCCGTTCGTTAGCAGCACAGTTTAAAATCTGTCTGACGGGAACACCTATGGAAAATCATTACGGAGAGTTTTTCTCGTTAGTCGATTTACTGGTTCCGGGAAGTTTGGGTGGGTTAGAAGACTTTAGAAAAACCTACGTCAATCGTGAAGGTGTTTCTAAAGAGCAAATTGCAGATCTTAAGCTTAAAATCAAACCTTTGCTTTTAAGAAGAACAAAAAAAGAAATTTTAGATCAACTTCCAGAAAAGCAAGAAACGAAGATCAGCATCGCCTTTGAAGAAAAGCAAAAAGAAATCTATCGCGATATTGCCTTGGCCTATAATCAGCGCGTGCAAGAAGCCATGGAAAACACTGTTCAGGATGGCAAAGTGCAGGGGACAGCAAATGTACAACTTCAAATGCTGACAGCTTTATTAAGACTTCGTCAGGCCTGCTCTGACCCTGCTGCTTTACCGAATGTGAAGTACGATAAGGTTCCGCCGAAGTTAGAAACACTGATTGAGTCATTGCAAGAAATTATAGAGGCTGGTGAAAGTGCACTGGTCTTCACTCAGTTCTTACAGACGCTGGAACATACAGCTAAGTTACTAAAGGCGCACAATATACCTGTGTTTGTCCTACATGGCGGTGTGACGAGTAAACAACGTCAAAAAGTTCTTTCCGACTTCCACGAGTTAAACACAGGCGGCGTTCTTTTGATGACGCTGAAGACTGGTGGTGTGGGTCTGAATTTAACAAAAGCCAGCTATGTCTTCCATCTTGAGCCGTGGTGGAACCCTGCCGTAGAAAATCAAGCGACAGATCGTGCCCACCGCTTAGGACAGAAAAAAGCAGTGCAGGTATTTAAGTACATCATGCACGAATCTTTAGAGGAAAAAATTGAGCTTCTTAAGGCCAGAAAAGAGCAGAAGTTCCAATCACTTCTATCTGAAAATGTAAAAGATGTTGAAATTGCACAGTCGGGCCACGCTTTAAGTAAAGAAGAGTTCGATATGCTTTTAGGAATTTAG
- a CDS encoding CapA family protein has translation MLKRAKWSYLSAALSTTIFTISSLMAFQAHAQTSRNLNFSEACSQGDNIEIIAVGDILLHAPLQIQATTHSSRFESLWSGVLPYIKKADIAYANLEGPTALGLTANGRQVGDVGHRFDKNVYSGYPLFNYHPLLITDLKKSGFDIVSTSNNHSLDRGSLGADKTIEALKANNLLYAGTRTREETQNPDHQWYTITQSKGRNIAWVACTFSTNGVPDRHGQVMPCFQKQGELLGLVEKLSRNPQIHAVIVTPHWGDEYQLRHNNQQTQLGRQLIESGATAVLATHPHVVQPWEKVTTASGREGLIVYSTGNFVSNQAEVPRKTSIMVQLHLTGAPQSKLKIRGVSYLPLFMERTPLRTVRPVYNMSEVPAEAQQIWTNAFGAKNRISSATENQIQKYCANSQ, from the coding sequence ATGTTGAAGCGTGCAAAATGGTCTTATCTTTCTGCGGCCCTTTCGACGACTATTTTTACGATCTCATCGTTAATGGCGTTTCAAGCTCACGCTCAAACCAGCCGTAATCTGAACTTTTCAGAAGCCTGTTCACAAGGTGATAATATCGAAATTATTGCCGTTGGGGACATCCTTTTGCACGCTCCCCTTCAGATACAAGCTACAACTCATTCTTCTCGTTTTGAAAGTCTTTGGTCAGGTGTACTTCCCTATATTAAAAAAGCAGACATTGCCTACGCTAACTTAGAAGGTCCTACCGCTCTGGGACTAACAGCGAACGGAAGACAGGTCGGCGATGTTGGCCACCGCTTCGATAAAAACGTCTACAGTGGTTATCCTCTATTCAACTATCATCCTCTTTTGATCACAGATCTTAAAAAATCAGGATTTGATATTGTGTCGACCTCTAATAATCACTCGTTAGATCGCGGCTCTTTAGGTGCAGATAAAACTATCGAAGCCTTAAAGGCGAATAACCTTCTTTATGCAGGAACGCGCACGCGTGAAGAAACACAAAATCCAGATCACCAATGGTACACCATCACACAAAGTAAAGGCCGTAACATCGCATGGGTGGCTTGTACTTTTTCAACGAATGGAGTTCCAGATCGCCATGGTCAAGTTATGCCCTGCTTTCAAAAACAGGGTGAACTCCTTGGACTTGTAGAAAAGCTGTCTCGCAATCCACAAATTCACGCCGTTATCGTGACACCTCATTGGGGTGACGAGTATCAACTACGCCATAACAATCAACAGACACAATTGGGCCGCCAATTGATTGAGTCTGGGGCTACCGCTGTTCTAGCGACTCATCCACACGTTGTACAACCTTGGGAAAAAGTCACAACGGCGAGTGGACGCGAAGGTCTTATCGTTTACTCTACAGGTAACTTCGTCAGCAATCAGGCCGAAGTTCCGCGCAAAACATCCATCATGGTGCAGCTTCATTTAACAGGCGCTCCCCAATCTAAACTGAAAATCCGTGGGGTTTCTTATTTGCCTTTATTTATGGAGCGCACTCCACTGCGCACGGTACGCCCCGTTTATAATATGTCTGAGGTTCCCGCGGAAGCTCAACAGATTTGGACAAATGCATTTGGAGCTAAGAATCGCATCTCGTCTGCCACTGAAAACCAAATTCAAAAGTACTGTGCGAATTCACAATAA